The Nostoc commune NIES-4072 genome includes a window with the following:
- a CDS encoding IS4/Tn5 family transposase DNA-binding protein, translated as MLKVTSNAGLVGKKIATISLGDRRLNERAMSIGYALSLGFGKALLEVFSSGSVLKRAYEFLLIQKCNFPA; from the coding sequence GTGCTAAAGGTAACAAGCAATGCTGGACTGGTGGGAAAAAAAATTGCAACCATATCTTTAGGCGATCGCCGATTGAATGAACGTGCAATGTCAATCGGTTATGCTCTAAGTTTGGGATTTGGCAAAGCACTGTTGGAAGTTTTCAGTAGTGGAAGCGTACTCAAGAGGGCTTATGAGTTTTTGCTAATCCAAAAGTGCAATTTCCCAGCGTGA